A region of the Silene latifolia isolate original U9 population chromosome 9, ASM4854445v1, whole genome shotgun sequence genome:
CACTTCCCTTTGGCTGCATATCGCGTGTCCAACACTCTGATTTTCCATAAAAAGACATTCGCCATTGTATCACATTGGACACTTGCAGCCAAGTTGGAACAGCATAGCTTGGAACTGAGACCATTCTAATCTGAATCTGATGAATCAGCATTCTTACTCTGTCTAACACTTCTAGTAGGTCCCTTCGATTTGGAAGCTTTTGCAGACGATTCTCCCTCAAAGTTGATAACCTGATATTTCCCTAATATCTCCTCTAGATCCTCTGTGCTAAAATCGTCTTTGCCGCCAAGCTcatcaaacccaacctataattCACAAAAATTACCATTTACAATAGGATTGTACAAAGAACATTCTGAAGCAAGGATGGTGGGATTCAGAACATATACCACATAATTTTCAACTTTGGCATTCTTTATAAGAGCAAGAGTTGGAAGCACAACTATCTTCAGCTTTTCAGCCAGGAATGGGCTCTTCTCAGCCTGAATTTTTACAAACCGTGTCTCTATGTGCTGCTTTGCCAAAATACTCAAGTGCTTGTCCATAACCTACAGGATGTAGACACGATTGAGTCTTATCTCACATTTAAATGAAATCCCTCCAATCATTCATGTTCTTCCCATTTCTCAAAATCCCAACACATATTTTGAAGTGTAGGAAGAAGTCAAAGAACACTTTGAAGAGGGGGAAAACAAGGTGGAATGGAGGTCAGTACTTGGTATTCACAAGAGCAACTACTTAGCCTGAGACAGGAAATATAATCTAACTTCCTTAGTATTTACTCCCTTCGTctaaatcatttgtttacctttgattaaaataactcttacaaagaattaaaaaaaaaaaaaaaaaaaaaaaatgaatgagacGAAGGGAGTACTTGATATTCAAAATATCTTCAAGTCAAGATACTGTTTCAAAGAAGCTTAGATGGCTCATGATATTTCTTCTTTAATTCCATATGGGGATTTAACTCAGAAATTGATTTTCACTATAGATTTATGAACTAACTCGAAAGTTGAGCGATTGTCTAGTTTGGAACTATGGACTACCTTTAATCAAATCTCAAATGTATACATCTCACTTTACTCAATTGAAATGCGAAACTAAAAGATTAACCTAGATGTATGTGCTCCGGGAAGCTGACCTATATTTGAAAATTGACAAAACTAGGAGGTGTGCTAGTGCCTAGGAATGACAATGTCCGCTTTTTTCTGCTTTTTAAGTATTCAGAAGTTTATGGTATATAAATTCCTCAATAAAATAAACTACAAAGTGTAAACATTAAAATTTAAAGACAGCAATTGAAGGTGTGCTAGTGCCTAGGAATGACATCCTGGTACATAGTATTCAAAACTCCATGGGGCAGAAATCTCAGCTGCTTAGTTCAGTTATTAAATCTCGCGACTTATAATGACTAAACAAACAAAAAATTATCAATTTTTCATCAATTTCCTCCTCCCATATCTGGCTAACCTTTAAACAGCGTGTTGATGAACAGTCACAGAGCGATCCAGTTTCAACTTCACAGTTTCCTCTATGCCTTTCACAATCGCACACAATCTACAACTCAAGAAATTCCGCAGCAATCCGCTAAGCACTTAACCCTCCTTCCTACAAACTCAGCTAAAATCCTCGGTGTCTACACTAAAACGGTTTGTCATCCACAATATCTCCCCTCAATTTATCAATCAGACTCTCAGAAAAACACTTGATCATAAaaaaaataagaactcccaaaTGTAATACACCTAAAGAACATAAATTTGAGGCAGATTAATTATTTACGGAGTAGTTTCTTGCCCAGCAAACACTCTCCCTAACTTTTGCTATGTACTAGCTTGATATCAACTCGACAATTCCATCAAGTTTCGACCTGCTTCGATCAATTCTTGCAGTAAAACTACCAATATTCAACCAAAAGTAACATCCTCCATCAGAAATTATCCATCTCACATTCTCACATGAACATTTCGACAAATAGCAAGTCAAGTCAATTAGTCTTGTGTAGGACGGTTCGAATATATAGCAAATCAGTTAGTCTTGTGTGAGACTGTCTATGCATACCGTAACACAATAACGTATATAACATGAAAATGTGTTGATTCTACGCATAACGAATAAATTAAGACGAAATGATATACCTTACAAGGCCAATTCTCACGGTAAAAATGGCAGACAACACGCTCACTAGCTTTAACAACAGAGAAAAACTCTTTTTCGGCAGGAATCTCAGAGTAATCACCATGACCAAGCGACATCCAATGCCTACGCTTCTCCGCCATTTTCTTCATCTGTTGAAGCCTCCTTTCTCTCAACACCTCCAGATCATCGTCTTCAAGCCGATCTAATGCCGCTATTTCATCGTCGATCTTTTCCTCCATCGCTTTCGCTACCGTCAACACTTGCTGCTCCAAAATCTGCATAtaaacaaaatcaaatcaaactttCAATTAGATGATTGAGGTGTATAGATAGGTAAATGAAATTTGATTGTAGAATTAAAGTAATTCATGGACCTGTTGAATAGGGTTCTCCATTGTTCCTAATTCTTTGTAATTTTGAATTCTCAGATTTGAAATTTTGAACTTTTTTTATTGATTTTGCAGAATTGGGGAAGAACTTGGTACGTCTTATTCTTGTAGAAAAAGTAGGTCCTTATTGGATTCGGGTCTAACCCTTATTTGGGCTGGATATATTGGATATTGGACATATACGACATTAGAGCAATTTATGGGTCTTCCCGCTCATTGACGCGGGTCCATCCCGCCCGTTAAATTAGCGAGTACGGATAAGGTATTTTAAGAAAATTACAAAGGCTCACCCCACTAACTCGTCCCAAACCCACTAACCCGTTTGTCTGTGGGCCAAAACTTTAACGTGAGCCCGGCCCAAGCCGTATTTGACCACCTCTAATTTACATCTAGGAGTGTTCATTCGGTGGTTCGGCCCAAAGACTGACCGTGTAATTTGGTGCGTACTAGACCGGATACTTCCAAGTAGAGCTgacaaacaatgacacgacacgaaaacacgacacgaacctgacacgaaattaacgggtttgggttgagacttaatgacccatttatgtaagtgggtcgacacgaacacgacacgatatttaattgggttgggtttgggttgacctctttaaacacgaacccgacacgaatgacctgtttactaAAGTAATCCAAATTTTTTTTGGTcctccatcacataaatatacttaaactttccaaatatggacatgacacgaaaacacgacacgaacccgacacgaaattaatgggttagggttgagacttgatgacccatttatgtaagtgggtcaacacgaacacgacacgatatttaattgggtcgggtttgggttgaagggtTTGTTACCCGTTTATATGTGATacaaacacgaacccgacacgacccgatctgtttgccaggtctacttcCAAGTTCCAAGCTGCTATTTAACGTCGACAAAATACTAAATAACGTCAACAATATGTAATGAATTTCTTAATTTGCCCCTCCTAACCCCAAAAATTTCAATCAAACTATCGACAAACAATTTAAAAGACAAATCGAAACTAACAACTGATATCGAATAACAAACAATTGAAGAACCTTAAATTGATCCATGAATCGAAAAACGTTGAACTAATCGACGGAAAACGTATCatttttttctaaaatcaaaacaatGAATTACTAAGTGAAACAACGTTAAACTAATCATTGtaacacaaattttttttttttttaaatcaataGTCGAATTAGTAAACATGCGAATGTAATTAATCaacttaaaaaaaatcaaagcctAAGTCTTAAAGATGTGCATTAGTGATTTCGGAGTGACATTATACCTTCCCACTAAACAATAATAATTGTCGAGTCGTCAACAAGAAGAAAACGAAATTTTTTTATGGTACCCTCGAGCTTTGACAGATTACACATGAtaccccttattttaagtttctatAAGTGATATCcatgtgtttacctttttctttcccagaatacctTTTGGAAAACATCCGCTATAACGTTGTTACTTCAATTACGTGTGACGCCTTTTGGGGAAATTTTTAAGCACGGGGGTTTATATGTAGAAAGTTAAAATGAGCGGTATCATGTGCAATATGCCAAAGTTCGAGAGTACTATGTCAAATTTCCCAAAGAAACATACTCTGACCTTTGCCATAAAATTCTACACGGTTATTTGGAGAGAAATGAAGAAGTTTTCCTAATTGTTGGAGTAGGACTACTATAGTGATAAGTAAAATATAAATACGGTTTTTCTAATCTATGTCCACTAGACATATGataagaaataaaaaaaaggaaagaattaaaTGCTATTTTAATGGGAAATAGCAATATCTCAtcacttttatttctcttttacaAGAAATACATttaactagtttttgaacccgtgcactgcacgggtggcaATATAGAGGGTTAATCAAAGTATATTTTAAATATTTACTCTTTCCGTTTCGATTATTAATTTACCTTTTATATTAAGAATATAAATATttaaatcaaaggtaaacaaatgattaggacgGTGAGAGTATCTTTTATATCTTCTAATTTTATTATCGTAGtttgtgattttttttcttttcattttgttaAATTGTGCGAATTTTAAGGAGATTTACAGTTCTAAGGGAGATCAGACTTAGTGCTATTATATTTGTCTTCTCAGATGAATATCTTATTTTATAAATGAGTTTGGTTAAATGTTACACTGGTTGCCTCACACCTATATGAACCAATTGTAATTAATGTTTTAGATGATCTCATGTTGTAAGACATCGCATTATATAAAAATCACTCATTTATTAATACCCGACCCCTCACCCCGACCCTATATGTAACACCCCATGTTAATTGAAGAAGTCCAGTGATagacttaaatgactagtgcttaaagggattgaaagtactactcatatcaacaaaatgcactttcttttatggtcatccatgcgtaagaactccaaagttaagcgtgcttggctgggagtacgtagtcttaggatgggtgacctcctgggaaggttcccgggatgcgcatgggtgaggacaaaatgtgctataaaggacccgtgttgatctgtgggccatgtacacagcctggtgagctatcatgagtaaccgctcccgacccggtttgggccgcgGTGTTACACTATATGTTATGTTTTCGACGGTCCTTGTGATGCGCATAACCCATCTTTTTCGGCCTTGGTGGTTTATGTAGTGTTGTTCTTTGACTCGATATGGTGTTCCCCTTCCCCCCACCTATCAGGTCTTTGGGTTGGGCATATTCCATCTTATTCGAGGAGTTGTATTTTATACATTGGTTTTGCTATTTGGATCGATATGCTGTTCCGCTCCCCCTCGCCTCTCCCTCCACTTATCAACGTTAATGGAATTATTGAAGTTTAATGTTTGATTTCAATATTATATGGATACGATGTAATACCCATTCTTGAGCAACCATTTATTACGGAGGTACAATgtttaaaagtttaaaaccctTCTCCCATTACTCTCGAAAAAACTTTCTTAACTGTATTTAACAAACTATATATTGTTTCCAATACATCAAAATTCATCTGGTTGCTTGACTAATTAGCTTTTATTTGTCTCAAATCATAAAGACCTGTTTATCTCGGCATGTCAAACCCATGTTACAGATTTGATATTTTTTTATTAACAATAtacatgcttaattttattcaTCGACCAATTTCATGTTATCGCACTAGTTGTATTCCCAATATTTTTTATAGtgtattaaaataataataacaaatttGATAAAATGTGAAGAGTTAGACAACTTAAAAAGAGGATTTCTTAAATAATTAAATGAATTAGACACTTGTATTAATAGTATTGTTTATGCTAGGCCAACTGAATTGTTAGTCTACCATATATGTTGCACTCAACGTCTCTTTtgatataaaaataataatcgGGAAGTTGGCATCAATAGTGAAAATGGGTTAATTTATGGGTTAAAAATCTTCGAGCAGGTTACTCGTAAAAATGGGTTAATTTGGGGCCGTACGTTTTAGGTTTGGTTGGGATACGTAATTTCCAATCTACAGTTAGGTCGTGTCATGCAATATTTAACATTCATATTTCCCCATGTATGTCATAACCCATTACAACATTATTAAAAATACCTCCATATGTTCATTGAATAAATAAGACGCGAAGATTAGGTATGAATATTGAATAAATAAGACGCGAAGATTAAGTATTAAAATACTTTTTCTATTTCAATTTTGTTCAGCTTATTTCAAATCtcgtaaaagaaataaaataataattatcaaGACCTTACAAAAATAATTCATAATGTTGAGAAGTATTAAAATAAGATTTTCTTTTACTGTTCTCATCATCTGAAagcactacaagaaaaacgcgggttagtgacggccctaccgacggaaaaaagaggccgtcagaaaacacgggttactgacggatttgtgacggaaattccgtcagtaacgtTTCTTGACGGATATCCCGTCAGTATCTATTggcgcgttgaccaagtcaaaggcgccaaaaaAGCTGTGACGGAAATCCCGTCAGTAATTCCTTaatcctgacggaatatccgtcagtgggTTTCACCCGCAAAATTGGAGTACAGCTGGAAATTATTTTAGcccactgacggaatatccgtcagttttttcaaaatcctgacggaatttccgtcagtgagCCAAGATATTTGAATTCTGTGTTGATAACAGGCTGTCACAATAATTGGcccactgacggaaattccgtcaggattttgaaaaaactgacggatattccgtcagtgggCCAATAATTGTGACGTGTACTGATCACTTAAATTATTGTTGCTAAAGTGGACatcgacggattttccgtcgtaAAATAGAaatcgacggaatttccgtcaggatttcTATTTTACTGACGGGAAATCCGTCAGATGCCCTTATAAACTAAGACACGGGAACACTTTCCCCTCACTTTACCaaatttcccccaaatcaattaataatcgTCAACCCTAAcctccttaaaacccgacaccaccaccaccctcctccacttccggcgccaccaccaccaccaccaacaccaccacgccgtcgccatcactataaggtaattaactttatctttttttcctatttcctttatctttttccttctccttcatccttttccttctccttttcttatttatctttttttttttgttaatagtagGCCGCCGCCTCCTCCGCCAGCCGCCGCCTCCACCGCTAGCCGCCGCCACTgccccttctttttcatttttttttgtcaagttaattaggtattactccttttaatttttttaattagtttaattaatttagattattagttattgattgttttaattgttgttgaaaaagggttggtgttgatgcatgttgacttaggatagaagtcaatgttgtgacggatgtatgttgttaatgtatgttgttaatttagattattagttatattttttttaatgtatgcatgttgacttaagatagatatttaattttattgttaaaaattatattattgttaaatgttaattagaatagatatgaattagactagatatgtaaaatgaaaagtaaatcatgttagtttatgttaattgaaaaagtagtcattgttgtatgttttgtttttaatattgttaaaattattgttcatattgacctagtacccgttcaaaaattactcactaggagtaatttttgaatagtccccgttttgggatcgtctttttgtacgttttaagtcacttaggtagtaaacatgtgcttgtgatttgttaatgagaaaagagtttggtgacaattcctttaatgttctctaaatgcatatgtagagtaattatttattctatattgtgtatttggagaacggatgaGAATTCTTTGCTtaattttttctcattaataaatcacaagtacatgtttgctagtgacttgaaacgtacattgatgggtttaggttggagtgataaggacccaattcaaagaaatacaatatttatattggttaaaatgttaaattattgtttattatgcttgattttgattgttattaggttattatcttttttaatgacatatataaatgtgtagatatataataacatgaaaagatttgaacggcagtggatgtatgaaagattagacgaaaaaaagaaacacaagaaagcatatgcagagggggtgaaagagtttattaaattcgcggaaggaagtagtgagtacaagaatttaggtgaaatgaggtgtccgtgtaagaaatgcaaaaacctaggttttaaaaggaaagcagatgttcaaattcatctttggtcgtatggtttcgccgataattattatgtatggacatatcacggtgagaaactacctagtacaaatgctagtgagaatccttaccgtgagttcgtggaaaatgcattgcgtgatactgttgaccaaattttggaggatcgatTTAATCCCgatgaccttaacgatgaagaagtgcgttatgaaaccccgaaccccaagtttcttcgttctttaaaatgttagagcaagccgaACAGCCGGTGTTTaagggaagtgatatgagtttgttcAAGCATTttgctaggttgttatcactcaaatgtgagaataacatatctcttagatgcgctaatggttttgtgtcgttcgttggtgacataattccaaaggaaaatcaaatggcgcgcaattttaatgagattaaaaaagttctgaagggactccaacttccccatgaaaagattgatgcatatatcaatggatgcatgcttttctgggaggaaaattctaatcttgaaaaatgtacaaagtgtcgtgcatctcggtataaaggtaaaaagaattcaagtgggaggcgaattccatgtaaaccaataacttatttcccgcttgcgccaaggttacaacgactatatgcaaccaagcacatagcaggtgagatgagttggcactacaaaaactctcgattaagagaaaggagGACAATGacacatccaagtgatggagaagcgtggaagcatttcgatagagagcatccagattttgcaagtgaaccccggaatgttaggctaggtttgtgtacggatggatttcaaccttttgggcagtttgggacgaaatactcttgttggcccgtgattgtgactccgtacaacttacctacttggttatgcatgaagagacaatttataTTCTTATCTGTActagttcccggtcctaagaacccgaagtcaaatttagatgttttcctccaaccgttgatcaaagagttgaaacaactttgggaaaccggcgtggacacctatgatgtctctaagaaacaaaattttccattaaaggctgcattaatgtggacgatcaacgatttcccggcatatggcatgctttctggttggtccacaagtggatatcgtgcctgtccttattgtccagaaaatgatcatagatctttttggcttaaaaatagcaaaaaagtttgttggtttgattgtcaccgtgagttcttaagacccgatcatcctttccgcgacaattgtaagcattttcttaaaaacagaaaaactgagaatcgcatagccgcatcgaaactaacgggtgatgaagtgtgggaatccgtaaaagacttgcctaaaatagttgatgcttctgataaagaattgaaaagattgaaagatcagaatgaaggttggtggaaacaaagcatattctgggaacttccctactaaaaaacgttgctgattcgacacaacttggatgttatgcacattgagaaaattttttttgaacaacttatcaacaccatcatggatgtaccaggtaaaactaaatttgaccctaagggtaaagaagactttaatgaactttgctataaacggaccacatcatctaggtttgttttatcaaccgcggagaaaaaggctctatgtgactgggttgctaacttaaaattcccggatggttatgcttcagatttgagtcggtgtgttgaccataaaaatatggtgttacattccatgaaaagtcatgattgtcatgtctttatggaacgactactccccgttgccttgaaagagtttctcccgacaggtccttggaatgcaataactgagataagccagttttttagagacctgtgtacttctacgattagagttgattctatggaacgtctggagtcaaacattgtggagataatatgcaagttagagaagatatttcccccgtcttttttcaattccatggagcatttgcctcttcacctaccttatgaagcgaaagttggaggacctgttcaatatcgatggatgtatccatttgagagatttcttaatcatataaaaaaaagattggcaacaaagctcgggtggagggttcaatatgcaac
Encoded here:
- the LOC141599398 gene encoding thioredoxin domain-containing protein 9 homolog, which produces MENPIQQILEQQVLTVAKAMEEKIDDEIAALDRLEDDDLEVLRERRLQQMKKMAEKRRHWMSLGHGDYSEIPAEKEFFSVVKASERVVCHFYRENWPCKVMDKHLSILAKQHIETRFVKIQAEKSPFLAEKLKIVVLPTLALIKNAKVENYVVGFDELGGKDDFSTEDLEEILGKYQVINFEGESSAKASKSKGPTRSVRQSKNADSSDSD